A single genomic interval of Acidobacteriota bacterium harbors:
- a CDS encoding amidophosphoribosyltransferase, translated as MFPEKGLKHECGLFGVYGHPDASYLTYLGLYALQHRGQESVGIASSDGLRVHLEKSMGQVAEAFDEEKIARLPGSSAIGHVRYSTAGESSILNAQPLYSSGYRGEIALVHNGNLINVGPIRDELERLGSIFVTTSDSEVILHLIARSKEPDLLSAVIDALSQVKGAYSLLFLTREKLIAVRDPHGFRPLLLGKRDDAFVFASESCAFDLIGAKMIRELEPGEVVVVDPDGLKELHPFPKVSPSFCIFELIYFARPDSYIFEHWVSEVRVRLGRKLARTAPIPADIVVPVPDSGVYAAQGYAKESGIPLEFALIRNHYVGRTFIEPKQKIRHFRVRVKLNPLRSVIKGKRVILVDDSIVRGTTSRKIVTMVRSAGASEVHMRVSSPPIISPCYYGIDTPTRKELIASSHTVEEIRKYLRADSLAYLSLEDMLDAVSENRDKFCTACFTGCYPVPFPRFRNNQLFLFGG; from the coding sequence ATGTTTCCGGAGAAGGGTTTAAAGCACGAATGCGGCTTGTTCGGGGTTTATGGGCATCCTGATGCCTCTTACCTCACCTATCTCGGGCTATATGCCCTTCAGCATCGGGGGCAGGAGAGCGTTGGCATCGCGAGCAGTGATGGGCTTAGGGTTCATTTAGAGAAGAGTATGGGACAGGTTGCCGAGGCGTTTGATGAGGAGAAGATAGCCCGTCTTCCCGGTTCCTCTGCTATAGGCCATGTCCGTTATTCCACTGCCGGAGAGTCGAGCATTCTCAACGCCCAGCCCCTTTACTCCTCGGGCTACCGAGGGGAGATAGCCCTGGTTCATAATGGGAACTTGATCAATGTGGGTCCGATAAGGGATGAGCTTGAGCGATTGGGCTCCATATTCGTTACCACTTCCGATTCCGAGGTCATCCTTCATCTCATAGCCCGGTCGAAGGAGCCAGACCTTCTCTCCGCGGTGATCGATGCCCTTTCCCAGGTGAAGGGGGCTTATTCCCTTCTTTTCCTCACCAGGGAGAAGCTTATCGCTGTTCGTGATCCTCATGGCTTTCGGCCCCTTCTTCTCGGAAAACGGGATGATGCCTTCGTTTTCGCCTCGGAGAGCTGTGCCTTTGATCTTATCGGAGCGAAGATGATAAGGGAGCTTGAGCCGGGCGAGGTGGTGGTTGTTGATCCCGATGGGCTGAAAGAGCTTCATCCATTCCCTAAGGTATCACCCTCCTTCTGTATTTTCGAGCTTATCTACTTTGCCCGACCGGATTCCTACATCTTCGAGCACTGGGTGAGCGAGGTCCGGGTGAGATTGGGAAGGAAGCTTGCTCGCACCGCTCCTATACCCGCCGATATAGTAGTTCCCGTCCCCGATTCCGGCGTTTATGCTGCTCAGGGTTATGCCAAGGAGTCGGGGATACCGCTTGAGTTCGCCCTGATAAGGAACCACTATGTGGGAAGGACCTTTATTGAACCGAAGCAGAAGATAAGGCATTTCCGGGTACGGGTGAAGCTCAACCCGCTTCGTTCGGTCATAAAGGGGAAGCGGGTGATCTTGGTCGATGATTCCATAGTGAGGGGGACGACGAGCAGAAAGATCGTCACGATGGTTCGCTCTGCCGGGGCGTCCGAAGTCCATATGCGCGTCAGCAGTCCTCCGATAATCTCCCCCTGTTATTATGGGATAGATACCCCGACGAGGAAGGAGCTCATCGCCTCCTCCCATACGGTGGAGGAGATAAGGAAGTATCTTCGGGCGGATTCCCTCGCCTATCTTTCCCTCGAGGATATGCTCGACGCGGTCTCGGAAAATCGGGATAAATTCTGCACCGCCTGCTTCACCGGATGTTACCCTGTTCCCTTCCCCCGGTTTCGGAACAATCAACTCTTCCTTTTCGGAGGCTGA
- the purS gene encoding phosphoribosylformylglycinamidine synthase subunit PurS: MKKEGEIEKEKREEKVPLFKARVYVALKKGVLDPQGKAIGKVIADLGYQGVREVRQGKFFELLLDLSDKEKAEQLVAELSDKVLRNPVIESVHFEISEGEG; encoded by the coding sequence ATGAAAAAGGAGGGTGAGATCGAGAAAGAAAAAAGGGAGGAGAAGGTGCCGCTCTTTAAAGCAAGGGTTTATGTGGCTCTGAAAAAGGGGGTTCTCGACCCACAGGGAAAGGCGATCGGGAAGGTCATTGCCGATCTCGGCTATCAGGGGGTTCGTGAAGTACGGCAGGGGAAGTTCTTCGAGCTCCTTTTGGATCTTTCTGATAAGGAGAAAGCGGAACAATTGGTAGCGGAGCTCTCGGATAAGGTGCTTAGAAACCCGGTGATAGAAAGCGTCCATTTTGAGATATCGGAGGGGGAAGGATGA
- a CDS encoding phosphoribosylformylglycinamidine cyclo-ligase, with product MAEKKRKKPSLTYRDAGVDIDAAEQAVSRIKEIASSTFTPSVLKGIGSFGALFLPDLSRFREPVIVSSVDGVGTKLKIAFLTGIHNTVGYDLVAHSANDILCQGALPLFFLDYIAVGKLAPKVIEDIVSGIARGCKEVGCSLIGGETAEMPGFYAPGEYDLVGFIVGMVDRPLLITGEKVKEGDLLLGLPSAGLHTNGFSLARKLLFEVKGWKVDTFVPELKRTLAEELLAPHKSYLAPLRELVLSGKINALAHITGGGIPGNLPRVLPPGLSAEIVLGSWEVPPIFTLLAEIGNVPEEEMFRTFNMGLGMILVISPDREEEVRSHIAGYGERCYNVGRIVLGKGGVRYVRG from the coding sequence ATGGCGGAGAAGAAGAGGAAGAAACCCTCTCTTACCTATCGGGATGCCGGGGTGGATATCGATGCTGCCGAACAGGCGGTCTCCCGGATAAAGGAGATCGCTTCCTCCACCTTTACCCCTTCGGTGCTCAAGGGGATTGGAAGCTTCGGCGCCCTTTTTCTCCCCGATCTCTCCCGGTTTCGGGAGCCGGTCATTGTCTCCAGCGTTGACGGGGTGGGCACCAAGCTCAAGATAGCCTTTCTCACCGGTATTCATAATACTGTGGGTTATGATTTGGTAGCTCATTCAGCGAACGATATTCTTTGTCAGGGGGCGCTGCCCCTTTTCTTCCTCGATTACATTGCGGTGGGAAAGCTCGCCCCCAAGGTGATCGAGGATATCGTCTCCGGCATTGCCCGGGGATGTAAGGAAGTGGGGTGTTCTTTGATCGGTGGAGAGACAGCGGAGATGCCGGGGTTTTATGCCCCTGGGGAGTACGATCTTGTAGGTTTCATTGTGGGGATGGTCGATCGCCCGCTCCTCATCACCGGCGAGAAGGTGAAGGAAGGGGATCTCCTTCTCGGCCTTCCCTCCGCCGGTCTTCACACCAATGGTTTCTCCTTGGCACGAAAGCTCCTCTTCGAGGTTAAGGGATGGAAGGTGGACACCTTCGTTCCCGAGCTTAAAAGGACGCTTGCTGAAGAACTCCTTGCCCCCCATAAAAGCTATCTCGCCCCTTTGAGGGAGCTCGTTCTTTCGGGGAAGATAAACGCCCTCGCTCACATTACCGGCGGGGGGATACCGGGCAATCTCCCCCGGGTTCTTCCTCCTGGCTTGTCCGCCGAGATCGTGCTTGGAAGCTGGGAAGTTCCTCCAATCTTCACCCTCCTTGCCGAGATCGGCAATGTGCCTGAGGAGGAGATGTTCCGCACCTTCAATATGGGGCTGGGGATGATCCTTGTCATCTCTCCGGATAGGGAGGAGGAGGTGAGGTCTCATATTGCGGGATACGGGGAGCGTTGTTATAATGTCGGCAGGATAGTACTTGGGAAGGGAGGCGTTCGTTATGTCAGAGGGTAA
- the purQ gene encoding phosphoribosylformylglycinamidine synthase subunit PurQ → MRFGVVVFPGTNCDYDTYYVLKEVLKEEVFFLWHKDRDLRGADCVILPGGFSYGDYLRAGALASFSPIMEEIVSFVEKGGLVLGICNGFQILQEAGLLPGVMLKNKNLKFICKDVFIRVERDDLPFTKKLKKGRVLRIPIAHAEGNFYLEEDELHRLEEREGVVFRYVNEDGELAPEANPNGALNGIAGVVNEKGNVLGMMPHPERVSEPLLGGDEGRLIFESVVEWLKER, encoded by the coding sequence ATGAGGTTTGGGGTGGTGGTTTTTCCCGGAACGAACTGCGATTATGATACCTATTATGTGCTTAAGGAGGTGCTTAAGGAGGAGGTCTTTTTCCTCTGGCACAAGGATCGGGACTTAAGGGGGGCGGATTGTGTCATCCTTCCCGGCGGCTTTTCTTACGGCGATTATCTCCGAGCAGGGGCGCTCGCCTCCTTTTCCCCGATTATGGAGGAGATCGTCTCCTTTGTGGAGAAGGGCGGTTTGGTTCTCGGTATCTGTAACGGCTTTCAGATACTTCAAGAGGCGGGTCTTCTTCCCGGGGTGATGCTCAAGAATAAGAACCTTAAGTTCATCTGCAAGGATGTCTTTATCAGGGTGGAACGAGATGATCTTCCCTTTACCAAAAAGCTTAAAAAGGGGAGGGTGCTTCGGATACCGATCGCCCATGCGGAGGGGAATTTCTACCTCGAAGAGGATGAACTGCACCGGCTCGAAGAGCGAGAGGGGGTGGTTTTCCGTTATGTGAATGAGGATGGTGAACTCGCCCCCGAGGCGAATCCGAATGGCGCCTTAAACGGCATCGCTGGGGTGGTGAACGAGAAGGGAAATGTTCTCGGGATGATGCCTCATCCGGAACGGGTTTCGGAGCCCCTTTTAGGTGGTGATGAGGGGAGGCTTATCTTCGAATCGGTCGTCGAATGGCTCAAGGAGCGTTAA
- a CDS encoding phosphoribosylglycinamide formyltransferase: MSEGKVKVGILISGRGSNMESIVRKAKADEIPAEVVVVISNKPEAPGIRKAEAFGIPVAVIDHKKFSSREDFERALVSELKSRGVELVCLAGFMRILSPTFIREFPGRIMNIHPSLLPAFPGLNVHNRVLESGAKFSGCTVHFVTEDVDAGPIIIQAVVPVLDDDTEETLAARVLVEEHKIYPEAIRLFAEGRLEVRGKRVIWKK; this comes from the coding sequence ATGTCAGAGGGTAAGGTGAAGGTAGGGATCCTCATCTCGGGCAGGGGCTCCAATATGGAATCGATCGTGAGGAAGGCGAAGGCGGACGAGATCCCAGCCGAAGTGGTGGTGGTGATCAGCAATAAACCAGAAGCGCCGGGGATAAGGAAAGCGGAGGCTTTTGGTATTCCTGTAGCGGTTATCGATCATAAGAAGTTCTCCAGCAGGGAGGATTTCGAGCGGGCGCTCGTATCCGAGCTCAAATCGCGGGGGGTGGAGCTTGTATGTCTCGCTGGCTTTATGCGTATTCTTTCACCTACTTTTATCAGGGAGTTCCCGGGTAGGATAATGAACATCCACCCAAGCCTCCTTCCCGCCTTTCCCGGTCTCAATGTGCATAATCGAGTTCTTGAATCGGGAGCGAAGTTTTCAGGATGCACCGTTCATTTCGTGACCGAGGATGTGGATGCTGGTCCCATCATCATTCAGGCGGTGGTGCCGGTGCTCGATGATGATACGGAGGAAACCTTAGCGGCAAGGGTGCTTGTCGAGGAGCATAAGATCTACCCTGAAGCCATTCGTCTCTTCGCCGAAGGAAGGCTTGAGGTTAGGGGGAAAAGGGTAATCTGGAAGAAGTAA
- the purL gene encoding phosphoribosylformylglycinamidine synthase subunit PurL codes for MRKEREITVEDALREGLTKEEFSRIIELLGRKPNYTELGIFAVLWSEHCSYKSSRVYLKRLPTTSPRVLQGPGENAGVVAIDSDLALAFKIESHNHPSYIEPYQGAATGVGGILRDVFTMGARPIASLNSLRFGDPSHPRTRYLLEQVVAGIADYGNCMGIPTVGGEVYFDHSYNGNILVNAFTIGLVDPKRIIKAKAEGEGNPVFYIGAKTGRDGIHGAGLLASSSFDEEAEEKRPTVQVGDPFYEKLLLEAVMELSGSPGVIALQDMGAAGLASSSFEMASRGGVGMELFLDRVPVREPAMTPYELMLSESQERMLLVVKRGYEEEVIRVLRKWGLDAAEIGVVTSDGAITLKKDGEVVAKLPVSAVVDEAPRYERPMRRPGYLDELEIDYDKLPPPSDYNEVLAKLLSSPNLSSRSWIFTQYDHMVGTNTVIRPGADSALLRIKGRKEGIAITVDGNSTYTYLDPELGAAIAVAEAARNLACVGAEPIGLTDCLNYGSPERPEVMWQFVKGIEGIRNACLALGVPVVSGNVSFYNETREKAIDPTPIIAMVGLLPDMEIHATPWFKHEGDVIILLGDISREELGGSEYLKLIHKLKKGKPPELDLVLEGRLGALLREGIGRRLFSSVHDVSEGGIATALAECGFLPSGEVLGAEVELPSPSFRADGLLFGESQSRVIISLPRENLGEAFKLAEEKRIPLEVIGRVGGKRLRIASGGRILIDTGLSFLRKGWEEFLPQFISRGR; via the coding sequence ATGAGGAAGGAGAGGGAGATAACAGTAGAGGATGCATTAAGGGAGGGGCTTACCAAAGAGGAGTTTTCCCGGATCATCGAGCTTCTCGGGAGGAAGCCCAATTACACCGAGCTTGGTATCTTCGCCGTGCTCTGGAGCGAGCACTGCAGTTATAAGAGCTCTCGAGTTTATCTTAAAAGGCTTCCCACCACCTCTCCCAGGGTGCTTCAGGGACCGGGGGAGAACGCTGGCGTGGTGGCGATAGATTCGGATCTTGCCCTTGCCTTCAAGATAGAGAGCCACAACCATCCCTCTTACATCGAGCCCTATCAGGGGGCAGCGACCGGTGTTGGGGGTATTCTCCGCGATGTGTTTACTATGGGGGCGAGGCCTATTGCCTCGCTCAATTCCCTTCGTTTTGGCGATCCCTCTCATCCGAGGACGAGATACCTCTTGGAACAGGTGGTAGCGGGCATCGCCGACTACGGCAATTGTATGGGTATCCCCACGGTAGGAGGAGAGGTTTACTTCGATCACTCATATAACGGGAATATTCTGGTCAACGCCTTCACCATCGGCTTGGTCGATCCTAAAAGGATCATAAAGGCAAAGGCGGAAGGTGAGGGAAACCCGGTTTTCTATATCGGGGCGAAGACGGGAAGAGACGGGATCCACGGAGCAGGACTTCTTGCCAGCTCCTCATTCGATGAGGAGGCAGAGGAGAAAAGACCCACGGTACAGGTGGGGGATCCCTTCTATGAGAAGCTCCTCCTCGAGGCAGTAATGGAGCTTAGCGGGAGCCCTGGAGTGATCGCCCTTCAGGATATGGGGGCGGCGGGGCTTGCCAGCTCCTCATTTGAAATGGCTTCTCGAGGTGGGGTGGGGATGGAGCTCTTCCTCGACCGAGTTCCGGTGAGGGAGCCGGCAATGACCCCTTACGAGCTGATGCTTTCGGAATCGCAGGAGCGGATGCTCTTGGTGGTTAAGCGAGGCTACGAGGAGGAGGTCATCCGGGTATTAAGAAAATGGGGCCTCGATGCGGCGGAGATTGGAGTAGTTACCTCTGATGGTGCCATAACCCTGAAGAAGGATGGTGAGGTGGTGGCTAAGCTCCCGGTTTCCGCGGTTGTCGATGAGGCACCCCGCTATGAGCGACCTATGAGGAGACCGGGCTATCTCGATGAGCTTGAGATAGATTACGATAAGCTACCTCCTCCTTCCGATTACAACGAAGTGCTGGCTAAGCTTCTTTCTTCGCCCAATCTCTCTTCGCGGAGCTGGATCTTCACCCAATACGATCATATGGTAGGGACAAACACCGTCATCCGCCCCGGGGCTGATTCTGCCCTTCTCAGGATAAAGGGGAGGAAGGAGGGGATCGCCATTACCGTTGATGGAAATTCGACTTACACCTATCTCGATCCTGAGCTGGGGGCGGCGATCGCCGTGGCTGAGGCGGCACGGAATTTGGCTTGTGTTGGGGCGGAGCCGATCGGTCTCACCGATTGTCTGAATTATGGCTCCCCGGAGCGTCCTGAGGTGATGTGGCAGTTCGTTAAGGGAATAGAGGGAATAAGGAACGCCTGCCTTGCTTTGGGGGTGCCGGTGGTAAGCGGCAATGTGAGCTTCTACAACGAAACCAGGGAGAAGGCGATCGATCCCACCCCGATAATCGCTATGGTGGGGCTCCTGCCCGATATGGAGATACACGCCACCCCCTGGTTCAAGCATGAGGGGGATGTGATCATCCTTCTCGGGGATATCTCCCGTGAGGAGCTTGGAGGAAGCGAATACCTTAAGTTGATCCACAAGCTGAAGAAGGGAAAACCGCCAGAGCTCGACCTCGTTCTTGAGGGAAGACTTGGTGCCCTCTTGAGGGAGGGGATAGGGAGGAGGCTTTTTTCCTCGGTTCACGATGTCTCGGAGGGGGGGATTGCGACCGCCCTCGCTGAATGCGGTTTTCTTCCTTCAGGAGAGGTGTTGGGGGCGGAGGTTGAGCTTCCTTCTCCTTCCTTCCGTGCAGATGGGCTTCTCTTCGGCGAGTCTCAATCCCGGGTTATCATCTCCCTTCCCCGGGAGAATCTCGGGGAGGCATTCAAGCTGGCGGAGGAGAAAAGGATTCCCCTCGAGGTGATCGGAAGGGTTGGGGGAAAGAGACTGCGAATAGCCTCTGGAGGAAGGATTCTCATCGATACTGGTCTCTCTTTTCTTCGCAAGGGATGGGAGGAATTTCTTCCCCAGTTTATTAGTAGGGGGCGTTGA
- a CDS encoding tyrosine--tRNA ligase: MKKDLSLEEEFLYIKKGTEEIIQEDELRERLKRSRETGVPLKVKVGFDPTAPDIHLGHTVVLRKMKHFQDMGHTVIFLIGDFTGLIGDPSGRKKTRPPLSREEVLANAATYKKQFSKILDPEKTVVDFNSRWLGKLDAEGFIRLASKYTVARILERDDFATRLAEGKPIFVHEILYPLCQAYDSVALECDVEMGGTDQKFNLLVGRDIQREYGLPPQIVITLPLLEGIDGKEKMSKSLGNYIGVDEEPKEIFGKVMSISDELMWRYYELVTDVSLAEIERMRKEVEEGANPRDFKVRLAKLIIADFHSREEAERAEEEFNRVFRERELPSEIPERVIEARGEEVPLVKLLVEFGLTSSNSEGRRLIAQGGVYLDGERVVEPSLALSFAEPRELLIRVGKRRFLKLKIEQKSP, translated from the coding sequence ATGAAGAAGGATCTATCATTGGAGGAGGAATTCCTTTACATAAAGAAGGGGACGGAGGAGATCATCCAGGAGGATGAACTCAGGGAACGACTCAAGCGCTCCCGGGAGACGGGGGTTCCCCTTAAGGTGAAGGTGGGTTTCGACCCAACAGCACCCGACATTCATCTGGGACATACGGTTGTTCTTAGGAAGATGAAACATTTTCAGGATATGGGTCATACGGTGATCTTCCTCATCGGGGATTTCACTGGGTTGATAGGGGATCCCTCGGGACGGAAGAAGACGAGGCCCCCCCTATCTCGGGAGGAGGTGTTGGCGAACGCCGCTACCTATAAGAAGCAGTTCTCCAAGATCCTCGATCCGGAGAAGACGGTGGTCGATTTCAACTCCCGTTGGTTGGGGAAGCTCGATGCCGAGGGGTTTATCCGACTTGCCTCGAAGTATACGGTGGCTCGCATCCTCGAGCGGGATGACTTCGCCACCCGGCTGGCTGAGGGGAAACCGATCTTCGTCCATGAGATTCTCTATCCTCTGTGTCAGGCTTATGATTCAGTGGCGCTTGAGTGCGATGTGGAAATGGGGGGTACGGATCAGAAGTTCAACCTGCTGGTGGGAAGGGATATCCAGCGGGAGTATGGGCTTCCTCCCCAGATCGTCATTACCCTTCCTTTGCTTGAGGGGATAGATGGCAAGGAGAAGATGAGCAAGTCGCTTGGGAACTACATTGGGGTGGATGAGGAGCCGAAGGAGATATTCGGCAAGGTGATGTCGATATCCGATGAGCTGATGTGGCGTTATTACGAGCTGGTGACCGATGTGTCCTTAGCGGAGATCGAGCGGATGAGGAAGGAGGTAGAGGAGGGGGCGAACCCGCGCGACTTCAAGGTTCGGCTTGCCAAGTTGATAATAGCCGACTTCCACTCGAGGGAGGAAGCGGAGAGGGCGGAGGAAGAGTTTAACCGGGTTTTCCGGGAGCGGGAGCTACCTTCGGAGATACCGGAGCGAGTGATCGAGGCGCGGGGCGAGGAGGTTCCTTTGGTAAAGCTTCTTGTCGAGTTTGGGCTCACCTCATCGAACTCCGAGGGAAGAAGGCTGATAGCCCAAGGTGGGGTTTACCTCGATGGAGAACGGGTAGTGGAGCCGAGCCTCGCTCTATCCTTTGCCGAGCCGAGGGAGTTGCTCATCCGGGTGGGGAAGAGGCGTTTTTTAAAATTGAAAATTGAGCAAAAATCCCCTTGA